One window from the genome of Hyphomonas neptunium ATCC 15444 encodes:
- the flbT gene encoding flagellar biosynthesis repressor FlbT encodes MSGLVLKIAPGERFIINGATLENGDKPARIRVVEGDARVLRLRDAMHPKEVNTPVKRVYYAIQLLITGDLKENDTLPALDEACIQLLDIFKPVDADLIPTLRSMVSRGNYYSALCHLRQILSIEEELLAMRGATPPESKVA; translated from the coding sequence ATGTCTGGACTGGTACTCAAAATTGCGCCCGGCGAACGCTTCATCATCAATGGCGCGACGCTGGAAAATGGTGACAAGCCTGCCCGTATTCGTGTTGTCGAAGGCGATGCGCGCGTACTGCGTCTGCGCGATGCGATGCATCCCAAAGAGGTCAACACGCCGGTCAAGCGGGTCTATTATGCGATCCAGCTGCTGATCACCGGTGACCTGAAAGAGAACGACACGCTGCCTGCGCTTGATGAGGCCTGTATTCAGCTGCTCGACATCTTCAAGCCCGTTGATGCAGACCTCATTCCGACGCTGCGTTCGATGGTCAGCCGCGGAAACTATTATTCTGCCCTCTGCCATCTGCGCCAGATCCTTTCGATCGAAGAAGAACTCCTTGCGATGCGCGGGGCGACCCCTCCGGAAAGCAAGGTCGCCTGA
- a CDS encoding flagellar hook assembly protein FlgD: MTTVTNNTGTTPQTTPQTTSTGIGSEYNSFIKLLTAQVRNQDPMSPMDSTQFVEQLATFSSLEQLVNSNTALSSIASMIGDLNGLMASQWLGEDVTFASSFMPYTGSEATFSYEAPEGATKSTLTVKDSEGNAVWTETLDADETVFSWDGQLTNGGTATKDEMYEFVIDYYEDNSFKGTAVPNVITKVTDIVSDGGTLRLGTASGLTVDLAQARRL; encoded by the coding sequence ATGACCACTGTAACCAATAATACGGGCACGACCCCTCAGACGACTCCCCAGACCACCAGCACAGGTATCGGCAGCGAATATAACAGCTTCATCAAACTGTTGACCGCGCAGGTGCGAAATCAGGACCCGATGTCTCCGATGGACTCCACGCAGTTCGTCGAACAGCTTGCGACCTTCTCAAGCCTTGAACAGCTGGTGAACTCCAACACCGCACTCTCCAGCATTGCCTCGATGATCGGTGATCTGAACGGGCTGATGGCCAGCCAGTGGCTGGGCGAAGACGTAACATTTGCCTCTTCCTTCATGCCCTATACCGGCAGCGAGGCCACTTTCTCTTATGAAGCGCCTGAAGGCGCCACCAAGAGCACGCTGACCGTCAAGGATTCAGAGGGCAACGCTGTCTGGACAGAAACCCTGGATGCTGACGAAACCGTCTTCAGCTGGGATGGCCAGCTGACGAATGGCGGAACGGCGACCAAAGATGAAATGTACGAGTTTGTGATCGACTATTACGAGGACAATAGCTTCAAGGGCACGGCAGTCCCTAACGTCATCACCAAGGTGACGGACATTGTCAGCGATGGCGGAACACTACGCCTCGGCACGGCATCTGGTTTGACGGTTGATCTGGCCCAAGCCAGAAGGCTCTGA
- a CDS encoding flagellar hook-basal body complex protein, translating into MSSPIYTTLARQQGLMQEMQVVANNLANSSTTGYKSDRAIFTEFLVSTGDSPDQSLSMGGLGGHAFQLEQGGLNFTGGRFDLAIQGEGFFMVETPQGERLTRAGHFQLSGAGQLVDMQGNPVLSAGGNPITIPDDATDVSFGEDGTISGNGQIIDQVGIMLADGQLTRDSNTYFAAEGGVAPTQDAKLVQGALEQSNVSPVLEVSRMIEVQRAYEAGQALLEKEDQRISQLITAVRER; encoded by the coding sequence ATGTCGAGCCCCATTTACACGACACTCGCCCGCCAGCAGGGCCTGATGCAGGAAATGCAGGTCGTCGCGAACAATCTCGCAAATTCCAGCACGACCGGCTACAAATCTGATCGGGCCATCTTCACGGAGTTCCTCGTCTCCACCGGAGACTCGCCGGATCAGTCGCTCTCGATGGGCGGTCTGGGCGGGCATGCCTTTCAGCTTGAGCAAGGTGGCCTGAACTTTACGGGTGGCCGGTTTGATCTGGCGATCCAGGGCGAAGGTTTCTTCATGGTGGAAACGCCGCAGGGCGAACGCCTCACACGCGCCGGGCATTTCCAGCTTTCAGGCGCAGGACAGCTTGTCGACATGCAAGGCAATCCGGTTCTCAGCGCGGGCGGAAATCCCATCACCATTCCCGACGATGCGACAGATGTGAGTTTTGGCGAGGACGGCACAATCTCCGGCAACGGACAGATCATTGATCAGGTTGGCATCATGCTCGCCGACGGCCAGCTTACCAGGGATTCCAACACCTATTTTGCTGCCGAAGGCGGCGTGGCGCCGACCCAGGACGCAAAACTGGTCCAGGGCGCGCTTGAACAATCGAATGTGTCACCGGTGCTGGAAGTGTCCCGGATGATTGAAGTGCAGCGCGCGTATGAGGCGGGTCAGGCACTTCTTGAAAAGGAGGACCAGCGCATCAGCCAGCTGATCACAGCTGTGCGGGAACGTTGA
- a CDS encoding DUF1217 domain-containing protein, translating into MAFQPVVPLSGIGGWKFLQATYDKQLESYTNSPQVRNDRDYMIEKFAQPISVEDFLKDSRLVRVTMTAFDLAGEEWKKGFIKKTLEEVSDPESTFLARLNNPKYTALANALKPVNDTISLDVDDIAAMAVRFESNSFEIAVGDVDDSMRLSLNYKSEINTIVGSGANEDSIAYRLMADIPAYTVVRSALNLPSDMSNLPVERQAEMIKDGLKKALGVSKLSEISSPEAVDKMIVRYHAMKSISEGAAAYSPASAALILLGGGDSSYGYGSGASQNLFLSSFL; encoded by the coding sequence ATGGCCTTTCAGCCGGTCGTTCCTTTGTCAGGGATCGGAGGATGGAAATTCCTCCAGGCAACCTATGACAAGCAGCTGGAGAGTTACACGAACTCCCCGCAGGTCCGGAACGACCGGGACTATATGATCGAGAAGTTCGCCCAGCCCATTTCTGTGGAGGATTTTCTCAAGGACTCGCGGCTGGTCCGCGTAACCATGACCGCATTCGACCTCGCCGGCGAGGAATGGAAGAAAGGCTTTATCAAGAAGACGCTTGAAGAGGTCTCCGATCCTGAAAGCACCTTTCTCGCCCGACTCAACAACCCGAAATACACGGCGCTCGCAAATGCGCTGAAGCCGGTCAACGATACCATCTCGCTTGACGTGGATGACATTGCCGCGATGGCGGTCCGCTTTGAGTCAAACTCGTTCGAGATCGCGGTTGGCGATGTGGACGATTCCATGCGCCTCTCTCTGAACTACAAATCCGAAATAAACACGATTGTCGGCAGCGGCGCGAACGAGGATTCGATCGCGTATCGTCTGATGGCTGATATTCCGGCCTATACGGTCGTGAGATCGGCGCTCAATCTGCCGTCGGACATGTCAAACCTTCCTGTCGAGCGGCAGGCTGAAATGATCAAGGACGGCCTCAAAAAGGCGCTCGGCGTTTCCAAGCTGTCAGAAATCTCCTCGCCTGAAGCGGTCGACAAGATGATTGTCCGCTATCATGCCATGAAGTCGATCTCGGAAGGGGCGGCGGCCTATTCGCCTGCCTCTGCGGCGCTGATCCTTCTGGGTGGCGGTGACAGCAGCTATGGCTATGGCAGCGGCGCCAGCCAGAATCTCTTTCTCTCCAGCTTCCTCTGA
- a CDS encoding flagellar basal body L-ring protein FlgH translates to MKTFFSMPLVALAAAACASSSQPVPDFDPPVPYAGYPGAVPEPVDPNIQNASLWETAPTALLSMRRAKEVGDLLTVVVEMNDQASLQSSLSRNRDSSDDMNVEALFGLPEWANGVLPGGASLSPGVDVSRNSSQNGSGAVNRAEKVTFTLAARVIGVEPNGNLIIHGYQQTRVSNEVRYLTVSGVIRAQDITRMNAVTYDKIADAKLAYVSNGDASSATDRKIGTKIIDRVVPF, encoded by the coding sequence ATGAAAACCTTCTTCTCAATGCCCCTCGTCGCGCTCGCTGCTGCAGCGTGCGCCAGTTCTTCCCAGCCTGTGCCGGATTTCGATCCGCCTGTGCCTTATGCCGGTTACCCGGGCGCAGTGCCCGAGCCCGTCGATCCGAACATCCAGAACGCTTCGCTCTGGGAAACGGCGCCTACGGCGCTCCTCAGTATGCGGCGGGCCAAGGAGGTCGGTGACCTGCTGACCGTGGTGGTCGAGATGAACGACCAGGCAAGCCTTCAAAGCTCGCTCTCCCGCAACCGGGACTCCAGCGATGATATGAACGTCGAAGCGTTGTTCGGTCTTCCGGAATGGGCAAATGGTGTCCTTCCGGGCGGCGCCAGCCTGTCGCCGGGCGTCGATGTGTCCCGCAACTCCAGTCAGAACGGTTCAGGCGCTGTAAACCGCGCTGAAAAGGTAACCTTCACGCTCGCTGCGCGCGTTATCGGTGTGGAGCCAAACGGGAACCTGATTATTCACGGCTACCAGCAGACGCGGGTTAGCAATGAAGTCCGCTATCTGACGGTTTCAGGCGTTATCCGGGCGCAGGACATCACCCGCATGAACGCTGTGACCTATGACAAGATCGCAGATGCCAAGCTGGCCTATGTCAGCAATGGTGACGCGTCATCGGCCACCGACCGAAAAATCGGCACCAAGATTATTGACCGCGTAGTTCCGTTCTAG
- the flgG gene encoding flagellar basal-body rod protein FlgG: MKSLQIAASGMAAQQMRVEVISNNIANMSTTAYRPRTAEFSDLMYQQYLTPGTITSQVGTVVPSGIQLGSGVRPTTVSMDLTQGTLRETQAELDIAIDGNGFLEVTLPSGEPAFTRDGKLSRSPDGEIVTSDGFPLADGIVIPEDARRISISRDGEVVAYFDNETEGQAIGSISLVRFVNEKGLEAMGDNMFRETEASGPANRLIPGTEGMGFLRQGYIEDSAVDVVKEIADLIEAQRGYELNSKVITASDEMLSVTTRLR, encoded by the coding sequence ATGAAGTCATTGCAGATTGCCGCGTCCGGTATGGCAGCCCAGCAAATGCGGGTGGAAGTCATCTCGAACAACATCGCCAACATGAGTACGACCGCTTATCGTCCGAGGACGGCCGAGTTTTCGGATCTCATGTACCAGCAATATCTGACGCCTGGGACGATTACGTCTCAGGTGGGCACGGTGGTTCCTTCGGGAATTCAGCTCGGATCAGGTGTGCGCCCCACAACCGTATCGATGGACCTCACACAGGGGACATTGCGCGAGACACAGGCCGAACTCGACATCGCCATCGATGGCAACGGGTTTCTGGAAGTAACGCTGCCTTCGGGCGAGCCCGCTTTCACCCGAGATGGCAAGCTCAGCCGCAGCCCGGATGGGGAGATCGTCACATCCGATGGCTTCCCGCTGGCAGACGGGATCGTCATTCCGGAAGATGCCCGGCGTATCTCGATCAGCAGGGACGGCGAAGTTGTCGCCTATTTTGACAATGAAACCGAAGGCCAGGCCATCGGCAGCATCTCTCTCGTCCGGTTCGTGAACGAGAAGGGTCTTGAGGCCATGGGCGACAACATGTTCCGCGAAACGGAAGCCTCCGGCCCCGCAAACCGGCTCATTCCGGGAACGGAAGGGATGGGCTTTCTTCGCCAAGGTTATATCGAGGACTCGGCTGTTGATGTCGTCAAGGAGATTGCCGACCTGATCGAAGCTCAGCGCGGCTATGAACTTAATTCCAAAGTGATCACGGCGTCCGATGAGATGCTCTCGGTCACCACGCGGTTGAGGTAG
- the motA gene encoding flagellar motor stator protein MotA: MNAILGLVVTMVMVFGGYMLAGGKLGIILHSLPFEMMMIGGAATGAFLASNDFGTVKHTGGDVAAAFTGPKWKKNDYQDLLLLMHELLHILKQNPVDIEPHIEAPNESSVFMKYPRILKDHEAIEMICDTIRSMIMNFDNVHQVEELLDKHLESLLEEKLHGSHALQQMADALPALGIVAAVLGVIKTMASIDKPPEVLGGMIGGALVGTFLGVFLAYGVVGPFAARVKTIRSEEHLFYSMIGQVLVSNLHKNPVNICVEVARRQAPARVRPSFDEVEQAVRGLKQAA, encoded by the coding sequence TTGAACGCGATACTTGGCCTGGTAGTTACCATGGTGATGGTCTTTGGCGGCTATATGCTCGCCGGAGGCAAGTTAGGTATTATCCTACATTCACTTCCCTTTGAGATGATGATGATTGGCGGGGCCGCAACCGGCGCGTTCCTCGCTTCAAACGATTTCGGCACGGTCAAACATACCGGGGGCGACGTTGCCGCTGCATTTACCGGGCCGAAGTGGAAGAAAAACGACTATCAGGATCTCCTGCTGCTCATGCATGAGCTGCTGCACATCCTGAAACAGAACCCGGTCGACATCGAACCGCACATTGAGGCGCCGAACGAGTCTTCGGTTTTCATGAAATATCCCCGTATCCTGAAGGATCACGAGGCGATTGAGATGATCTGCGACACGATCCGCTCAATGATCATGAACTTCGACAACGTCCACCAGGTCGAAGAACTGCTCGACAAACACCTTGAGAGCCTTCTCGAAGAGAAGCTGCATGGATCTCATGCGCTTCAGCAGATGGCTGACGCTTTGCCGGCCCTCGGGATCGTGGCGGCCGTTCTGGGTGTTATCAAAACCATGGCATCCATCGACAAACCACCTGAAGTGCTTGGCGGTATGATCGGCGGCGCGCTTGTCGGAACATTCCTTGGCGTGTTTCTGGCTTACGGCGTTGTCGGCCCGTTTGCGGCACGCGTGAAGACAATCCGGTCGGAAGAACATCTCTTCTATTCGATGATCGGGCAGGTGCTCGTCTCGAACCTGCACAAGAACCCGGTCAACATCTGTGTTGAGGTTGCCCGCCGTCAGGCGCCGGCGCGGGTCCGTCCGTCCTTTGATGAGGTCGAGCAAGCGGTTAGGGGGCTCAAGCAGGCAGCATGA
- the flgA gene encoding flagellar basal body P-ring formation chaperone FlgA, producing MSVLFALGFTAFVALTDASSMIASEVIRAGDIVTPVNASAETGDVASMEEPVIGREAKRTIYAGQPVTMDNTRPARLVTRNQIVTVKYIHGGLEISTTGRAMGEASLNEPVTVLNLESRQMVQGIVQESGWVLAQ from the coding sequence ATGAGCGTCTTGTTTGCCCTCGGTTTCACCGCGTTCGTCGCTCTTACGGATGCCTCTTCCATGATTGCTTCGGAAGTGATCCGGGCAGGGGATATCGTGACGCCGGTTAACGCGTCGGCGGAGACCGGCGACGTTGCCTCCATGGAGGAGCCCGTCATCGGACGAGAAGCCAAACGCACCATTTATGCCGGTCAACCGGTCACGATGGACAATACGCGCCCGGCGCGTCTCGTCACACGCAATCAGATTGTCACCGTGAAATACATTCACGGCGGCCTCGAAATCTCCACCACCGGCCGCGCCATGGGAGAAGCCTCTCTCAACGAGCCGGTTACCGTTCTGAACCTTGAGTCTCGTCAGATGGTTCAGGGAATTGTCCAGGAAAGCGGATGGGTCCTCGCACAATGA
- a CDS encoding FliI/YscN family ATPase: MASPSHRLYRLWGTVTDVAAGMLGIAGVSELAGVGNEIVIEKQGQKIHGEILSVSGDSVTALLYSPSDIIRIGDVVHIEQEARIEPGDHWLGQIINYRGEVATEMPAGAGLTAKGVSRALRAPALPAHLRHRLGPRLATGWMVTDTLLPICRGQRLGLFAGSGVGKSTFLGSLAGGLEADRVVIALIGERSREVGEFVNVNLPETVRHKTVVVSATASESPGAKKRAAYCAMATAEHFRDQGHSVLFLFDSITRFAEAHREVALLAGETPALNAFPPSTVRVIAELAERAGPGTGAKGDITGIFSVLVAGSDLEEPVADMIRGILDGHIILSRNIAERGRYPAIDVLKSVSRALPAAANDWENDLLRDYRRMIALYDEVAPMLRASLFEFGRDKDADRAIALYPALDAFVSARNALGIDAAFSAMSEILNAGTFPAPGAPPAETPQPAAGQPVTRPPPRPRS, translated from the coding sequence ATGGCATCCCCGTCACACAGGCTCTATCGCCTCTGGGGCACCGTCACCGACGTTGCCGCAGGCATGCTCGGCATCGCCGGCGTGAGCGAGCTTGCCGGGGTGGGCAATGAAATTGTCATCGAGAAACAAGGCCAAAAGATCCATGGAGAGATACTGAGCGTCTCCGGCGACAGCGTCACAGCGCTGCTTTATTCGCCCAGTGACATCATCCGGATCGGCGATGTCGTGCACATCGAGCAGGAAGCCCGGATCGAACCGGGCGATCACTGGCTGGGCCAGATCATTAACTATCGGGGCGAAGTGGCCACCGAAATGCCCGCCGGCGCCGGTCTCACGGCAAAAGGCGTCAGCCGCGCATTGCGGGCGCCCGCCCTGCCAGCCCATTTGCGCCATCGGCTTGGGCCACGCCTGGCCACGGGCTGGATGGTCACCGATACGCTGCTTCCGATCTGTCGCGGACAACGTCTCGGCCTGTTTGCCGGCTCGGGCGTCGGCAAATCTACCTTCCTTGGCTCACTCGCTGGGGGCCTTGAAGCCGACCGGGTGGTGATCGCCCTGATCGGCGAGCGTTCCCGCGAGGTGGGCGAATTTGTCAATGTGAACCTGCCTGAAACCGTCCGCCACAAGACGGTTGTGGTCTCGGCCACAGCGAGCGAGTCGCCCGGCGCCAAGAAGCGCGCGGCCTATTGCGCCATGGCGACGGCCGAGCATTTCCGCGATCAAGGCCACAGCGTCCTTTTCCTTTTCGACTCCATCACACGCTTTGCCGAAGCCCACCGAGAAGTGGCGCTGCTGGCGGGGGAAACCCCTGCCCTCAACGCCTTCCCGCCCTCGACCGTGCGGGTGATCGCCGAACTCGCCGAGCGCGCGGGGCCCGGCACGGGCGCAAAGGGCGACATCACGGGCATCTTTTCAGTTCTGGTGGCCGGCTCCGACCTTGAAGAACCTGTTGCCGACATGATCCGAGGTATTCTGGATGGACACATCATCCTTTCCCGGAACATCGCGGAACGGGGCCGGTATCCAGCCATTGATGTTCTTAAAAGCGTCTCCCGCGCCCTTCCGGCGGCGGCCAACGACTGGGAAAATGATCTGCTGCGCGACTATCGCCGAATGATCGCCCTCTATGATGAAGTGGCCCCGATGCTGCGCGCCAGCCTGTTTGAGTTTGGGCGGGACAAGGACGCAGACCGCGCCATTGCGCTCTACCCGGCGCTCGATGCCTTTGTCTCGGCACGGAATGCTCTGGGTATCGACGCGGCTTTCTCGGCCATGTCGGAGATACTGAATGCGGGAACGTTTCCTGCCCCCGGCGCGCCACCGGCAGAGACGCCCCAGCCTGCCGCCGGGCAGCCGGTCACCCGGCCGCCGCCGCGCCCGCGCAGCTAG
- a CDS encoding flagellin: protein MSSILTNNSSMVALETLRNINRNLETVQSEISTGKKVSNAKDNAAVWAVSTVMSSDVASFKAISDSLNLGSSTVGVARSASEKVVTTLEEIKTLIVQAQGENVDRAKYQTDIEEKIGLIEGYVSAAQFNGLNLLDGSSTDAVNVLASLDRASNGTVSASYISVDRQDLSVSGGGSNAVFGATADTSTTIIDNGGTNAGTAETVANGATQTIAIASVGDGYSYRVTLDDSAGANSLGTRSFEFVADSATSSEDVAEALSTQISNFLSATGDDNYTVSFSGSDISITNLSGDDLDITGAAAADGTAGVNAGGLGALASIDVTTNAGATSALTAIEGLMNKAIDAAAAFGSSQNRIAGQSEFVQTLVDSLTTGIGGLTDTDMEAASAKLQALQVQQQLGVQALSIANQAPQALLSLFR from the coding sequence ATGTCTAGCATCCTGACTAACAACAGCTCGATGGTTGCGCTCGAGACCCTGCGCAATATCAACCGTAACCTTGAAACCGTTCAGAGCGAAATCTCGACCGGCAAGAAAGTTTCCAACGCCAAGGACAACGCCGCTGTCTGGGCCGTCTCGACTGTGATGTCGAGCGATGTTGCAAGCTTCAAGGCGATCTCCGACTCTCTCAACCTGGGTTCGTCCACGGTTGGCGTCGCCCGTTCGGCGTCGGAAAAAGTTGTCACCACCCTGGAAGAGATCAAGACTCTGATCGTTCAGGCGCAAGGCGAGAACGTTGACCGCGCGAAGTATCAAACGGACATCGAAGAGAAGATCGGCCTGATCGAGGGTTATGTTTCGGCTGCCCAGTTCAACGGTCTCAACCTTCTGGATGGTTCGTCCACGGACGCTGTGAACGTTCTGGCGTCGCTTGACCGCGCCTCGAACGGCACCGTTTCGGCCTCTTATATCAGCGTTGATCGTCAGGACCTCTCGGTTTCCGGTGGCGGCTCCAACGCTGTGTTCGGTGCCACGGCTGACACGAGCACCACGATCATCGACAATGGTGGCACGAACGCTGGCACGGCTGAAACCGTTGCAAACGGCGCCACGCAAACGATCGCAATTGCTTCGGTTGGCGATGGCTACAGCTACCGCGTCACGCTTGACGACTCGGCCGGTGCCAACTCGCTCGGCACACGCAGCTTCGAATTTGTGGCTGACTCGGCCACCAGCTCGGAAGACGTTGCCGAAGCTCTGTCGACGCAGATCAGCAACTTCCTCTCGGCCACGGGTGACGACAACTACACCGTCTCCTTCAGCGGTTCGGACATCTCGATCACCAACCTTTCGGGCGATGATCTGGACATCACCGGTGCTGCAGCAGCCGACGGTACAGCTGGCGTTAACGCCGGCGGCCTGGGCGCGCTCGCCAGCATTGATGTCACGACCAATGCAGGGGCAACCTCCGCCCTGACGGCCATTGAAGGCCTGATGAACAAAGCGATCGACGCGGCCGCTGCTTTCGGTTCTTCGCAGAACCGCATCGCTGGCCAGTCTGAATTCGTTCAGACGCTGGTTGACTCTCTGACAACCGGTATCGGTGGCCTCACCGACACCGACATGGAAGCGGCTTCGGCAAAACTGCAGGCTCTGCAGGTTCAGCAACAGCTCGGCGTTCAGGCGCTGTCGATTGCGAACCAGGCGCCTCAGGCTCTGCTGTCGCTCTTCCGCTAA
- a CDS encoding flagellar hook-length control protein FliK, whose product MTFSVDVDFWPFQAGPPQDAIARQGAGEGRGKDFASSLFGVAPEAAASVDLMLGPSDSTILASLNLLQAAAPSPEVAPAEDVPATPEIDGQIPAPDLRPALDASTGEDLPPDNPAATAEDVPTQTEPAFPDPVDTALAGIEPPALSPDETAESEPPQDEKTVPRAEASLVMGPPVAAPAGSMAKTETLLAATAAGAQPTGKMPLPDTGQPAAPSRRAVNAAAEAAAQTDMPADLLATASDEPVPAIGAMSFEASNSDSGGTGTNSQTGSTITSPALSGAIGQTSASPQAPANPAAAQLTPTHAVLMATPAQLPEIVARATHDGKDDSVVVQLDPPELGRVSIDFKFDAQGLQHVTITAESPEAMRQLRQMHFELVQALERNGLSGQNMSFQHQNPQQNEGWGQQAKLTGARFDTPALTGGGLVIAADNGPNRQTASNGRLDIRL is encoded by the coding sequence ATGACTTTCTCCGTTGATGTGGACTTCTGGCCCTTTCAGGCCGGTCCACCGCAGGATGCGATAGCTCGCCAGGGTGCGGGAGAGGGCCGCGGCAAGGATTTTGCCAGCAGCCTTTTTGGCGTTGCGCCAGAAGCCGCAGCCAGCGTGGACCTCATGCTCGGCCCGAGTGACAGCACAATACTCGCCTCGCTGAACCTGCTGCAGGCCGCCGCCCCCTCCCCGGAAGTGGCTCCCGCGGAAGACGTGCCGGCCACCCCAGAAATTGATGGGCAAATCCCGGCGCCCGATCTTCGCCCGGCACTTGATGCAAGCACCGGGGAAGACCTTCCACCGGATAATCCGGCCGCCACCGCAGAAGATGTGCCCACGCAGACAGAGCCAGCCTTTCCTGATCCGGTAGACACGGCGCTCGCGGGCATTGAACCTCCCGCGCTATCGCCCGACGAGACCGCCGAATCCGAGCCGCCGCAGGACGAAAAGACCGTTCCACGCGCCGAGGCTTCTTTGGTCATGGGCCCGCCGGTTGCTGCACCGGCAGGGAGTATGGCAAAGACCGAAACCCTCCTGGCCGCGACAGCTGCCGGGGCCCAGCCCACTGGCAAGATGCCTCTGCCTGATACCGGCCAGCCCGCCGCGCCATCCCGGCGCGCGGTCAATGCAGCGGCCGAGGCCGCGGCTCAGACAGACATGCCAGCAGACCTGCTGGCCACGGCTTCCGATGAACCCGTCCCTGCGATCGGCGCAATGAGCTTTGAGGCCAGCAACAGCGACAGCGGCGGTACCGGAACCAATTCTCAGACCGGCTCGACGATCACGTCCCCGGCCCTTTCAGGCGCGATCGGCCAGACAAGCGCCAGCCCCCAAGCGCCGGCTAACCCCGCCGCCGCTCAGCTGACACCCACCCACGCCGTCCTCATGGCAACGCCGGCGCAGCTGCCGGAAATCGTCGCGCGGGCGACGCATGACGGAAAGGACGACAGCGTTGTTGTTCAGCTCGATCCACCGGAACTCGGCCGCGTCTCCATTGATTTCAAGTTCGATGCTCAGGGCCTTCAGCATGTGACCATCACGGCGGAGAGCCCCGAAGCGATGCGTCAGCTCCGCCAGATGCATTTCGAACTCGTGCAGGCGCTCGAACGCAATGGCCTCTCCGGCCAGAATATGAGCTTCCAGCATCAAAACCCTCAGCAGAATGAGGGTTGGGGCCAGCAGGCCAAGCTGACAGGCGCACGATTTGACACCCCTGCCCTGACGGGCGGCGGCCTTGTGATCGCTGCCGACAATGGACCCAATCGCCAGACCGCCTCAAATGGCCGGCTGGACATCCGGCTTTAG
- the flaF gene encoding flagellar biosynthesis regulator FlaF, with translation MQALAYKAYGQVTQRTATGRALEYAVFEQITRDLQSVHDDGGANTGAWGDAIYRNLQLWTIIATDLLSAENALPDETKAGLISLSEFVRRTSMKILSGTEGLEDIIEVNRTIMAGLDGSAASVEQEVI, from the coding sequence GTGCAGGCTTTGGCATATAAGGCCTATGGCCAGGTTACGCAGAGGACTGCGACCGGCCGGGCACTTGAATACGCAGTGTTCGAACAGATCACGCGGGATCTCCAAAGCGTACATGACGATGGCGGCGCCAATACGGGCGCCTGGGGCGATGCGATTTATCGCAATCTGCAGCTCTGGACCATCATCGCGACAGATCTTCTCAGCGCGGAAAACGCGCTTCCAGATGAGACCAAAGCGGGCCTCATCTCCCTTTCCGAATTTGTACGGCGCACCAGCATGAAGATCCTTTCCGGCACGGAAGGACTTGAAGACATCATTGAGGTGAACCGCACGATCATGGCCGGCCTGGATGGCTCGGCTGCATCAGTAGAGCAGGAGGTTATCTGA
- a CDS encoding flagellar basal body-associated FliL family protein yields MMKNLVTALVAVICVVIGGVVGHMLRGGSGEASAASKVEGEAHGEKEAGGDHAPKEKDKDAHGGEKKAKKDDHGASSSSSGSAYFKFSREFVVPIIQNERVASLVILNINIESDAAMSDKLFSQEPVIRDVVMTTLIEISGDGKTFQSMTSIENYETLRSLILGALQKKFPDMGIKNILILDIARQDL; encoded by the coding sequence ATGATGAAAAACCTCGTCACTGCCCTCGTTGCCGTTATCTGCGTCGTTATAGGCGGCGTGGTTGGACACATGCTCCGCGGGGGCAGCGGTGAGGCATCCGCTGCCTCAAAAGTGGAAGGGGAGGCGCACGGAGAAAAGGAAGCCGGCGGCGACCATGCGCCAAAAGAGAAAGACAAAGACGCGCATGGCGGTGAAAAAAAGGCCAAGAAGGATGATCATGGCGCATCCAGCAGCAGCTCGGGGTCAGCCTATTTCAAGTTCAGCCGCGAATTTGTTGTGCCCATCATCCAGAATGAGCGCGTCGCAAGTCTTGTTATCCTCAATATCAATATTGAGTCCGACGCTGCCATGTCCGACAAGCTGTTCTCGCAGGAACCGGTGATCCGCGATGTCGTGATGACGACGCTCATCGAGATCAGCGGCGACGGCAAGACGTTCCAATCGATGACGAGCATCGAGAACTATGAAACGCTCCGTTCCCTGATCCTCGGCGCGCTTCAAAAGAAGTTTCCGGATATGGGGATCAAGAATATCCTGATCCTCGATATTGCCCGCCAGGATCTCTGA